One window of Nostoc sp. UHCC 0926 genomic DNA carries:
- a CDS encoding CU044_2847 family protein: MTKLVKFDVGDGQTVLIEVEEVKSEEIKPVSKSPGELAAKARKTLSEALDGIEPMVRTLKQRLNALTAPEDEVEVKFGVKLSAEIDAVVTKLGSEATYEITLKWKNK, translated from the coding sequence ATGACAAAACTAGTTAAATTTGATGTTGGTGATGGTCAGACAGTTTTGATTGAAGTTGAGGAAGTTAAATCTGAAGAGATCAAACCTGTTTCAAAATCGCCGGGGGAACTGGCAGCTAAGGCACGCAAAACTTTGAGTGAAGCACTGGATGGTATTGAACCAATGGTGCGAACCTTGAAGCAGCGGCTCAATGCCCTAACCGCTCCGGAGGATGAAGTCGAGGTGAAATTCGGTGTTAAGCTGAGTGCTGAAATTGATGCTGTTGTAACAAAACTAGGGAGTGAAGCAACCTACGAAATTACGTTGAAATGGAAAAATAAATGA